A region of Heliangelus exortis chromosome 4, bHelExo1.hap1, whole genome shotgun sequence DNA encodes the following proteins:
- the LOC139796041 gene encoding tyrosine-protein kinase TXK-like has protein sequence MFLIRAKHSARAVFPAHLMKRRLYFHLNISGQPDMTLSTYHTIQSVFCCCCCCFTVQKRAMRTKMNMDLDSDQMTQYSASQSHVSYACSWKCRHKSKLQSKNKPLPPLPDEALEDYTKNLRVIALYDFYARGPSDLPLKKSEEYLILEQYDPHWWKARDQHGNEGLIPSNYVTENKKNNLEMYEWYCKNINRRQAEHLLCQESKEGAFVVRDSSQQGLLTLSMYSQAKGSHSVRHYQIKKNHLGQYYVAEKYHFSTVPELIEYHQHNAAGLVTRLRHPVGSAGCSSPAAAGFSYEEWELNPSELMFLKELGRGQFGVVQLGKWKATITVAIKTINEGAMSAEDFIEEAKVMMKLSHPKLVQLYGVCTQHKPLYVVTEFMENGCLLSYLRQRRRKLGTHMLLSMCQDVCEGMEYLERNSFIHRDLAARNCLVNAEHIVKVSDFGMARYVIDNEYISSSGAKFPVKWSSPEVFHFKKYSSKSDVWSFGVLMWEVFTEGKMPFESKSSFEVVREISQGNRLYRPHLASHSVYKVMYSCWHEKPEGRPTFAELMETLTDITEVDNPDFT, from the exons ATCACACCATCCagtctgttttctgctgctgctgctgctgcttcacagtGCAAAAAAG agCAATGAGAACTAAAATGAACATGGACCTTGATTCTGACCAGATGACCCAGTATTCAGCCTCACAATCACATGTTTCCTATGCATGTTCTTGGAAGTGTCGG caTAAGAGTAAATTGCAGTCAAAGAATAAGCCATTACCTCCTCTACCCGACGAGGCTTTGGAAGACTACACAAAAAACCTGAGAGTTATTGCACTCTATGACTTTTATGCTAGAGGACCCTCAGATTTACCTCTCAAGAAGTCAGAAGAATACCTTATCCTTGAACAGTATGATCCCCACTGGTGGAAGGCAAGAGACCAACATGG GAATGAAGGTCTAATTCCCAGCAACTATGTTactgagaacaagaaaaataatttagaaatgtATGA GTGgtactgcaaaaatataaacagaagaCAGGCAGAACATCTCTTGTGCCAGGAG tcCAAAGAAGGAGCATTTGTTGTCAGAGATTCAAGCCAACAGGGACTTCTTACACTGTCGATGTATTCACAGGCTAAAGG AAGTCACAGTGTTCGACATtatcaaattaagaaaaaccACTTGGGCCAATATTATGTAGcagaaaaatatcatttttcAACTGTTCCTGAACTCATTGAGTATCATCAACACAATGCTGCAG GTCTTGTTACTCGTCTCCGACACCCAGTTGGATCAGCAGGATGTTCTTCACCGGCAGCAGCAGGATTTAGCTATG AGGAATGGGAATTAAACCCATCTGAACTGATGTTCCTGAAAGAACTTGGGCGTGGGCAGTTTGGAGTTGTTCAGCTGGGTAAATGGAAAGCAACCATCACGGTTGCCATCAAAACAATCAATGAAGGTGCAATGTCTGCAGAGGATTTCATCGAGGAGGCCAAAGTGATGAT GAAACTCTCCCACCCAAAGCTTGTCCAGCTTTATGGAGTGTGCACACAGCACAAGCCTCTCTATGTTGTGACTGAATTCATGGAAAACGGCTGCCTGCTCAGTTACCTTCGGCAAAGACGAAGGAAACTGGGCACACACATGCTGCTAAGCATGTGCCAGGATGTGTGTGAAGGGATGGAATACCTGGAAAGAAACAGCTTTATTCACCGAGATTTA GCTGCAAGAAACTGTTTAGTCAATGCTGAGCACATCGTTAAAGTATCCGACTTTGGCATGGCAAG GTATGTCATTGACAATGAATATATCAGCTCTTCAGGTGCCAAGTTTCCAGTCAAATGGTCATCTCCTGAAGtctttcatttcaaaaaatatAGCAGCAAATCAGATGTCTGGTCATTTG GTGTACTGATGTGGGAAGTTTTCACAGAAGGCAAAATGCCTTTTGAAAGTAAATCAAGTTTTGAAGTTGTCCGTGAGATTTCACAGGGTAACCGACTTTATCGACCACATTTGGCATCACATTCTGTGTACAAAGTCATGTACAGCTGTTGGCATGAG aaacCTGAAGGACGTCCTACTTTCGCAGAGTTAATGGAGACCCTCACAGATATAACAGAGGTGGATAATCCAGATTTTACatga